The region CACCATTAATATCCATGTTAACGCCACGAAGAATCTCAAGCTCTCCGTTACCACTTGGATAAGACTTGTGGATATTTCTGACCGAAAGAAAATGACTTGGAGGATTATTCATTGCGCAGACCTTCCATCGGATTAAGATTTGCTCCACGACGAGCGGGAGCTAGTGTCGCCAGGAAACAGATCAACATAGTTGCGATACAAATAGCGATTGTATCCATAAAGCGAATGCTTACTTGGATTGAATCAACACGATACACCGCGCCCGAGATCAATCCCAAGCGGCCCTGGGCCCAATTAAAGAGCACACATAAAATCAAACCTAAAATAAATCCGCCTGCAAGTCCCACTCCCCCTAGGATCAAACCTTGGATAGTGAAGATTTTGATAACGTCTTTACGACTTAAGCCCACAGTTTTTAGAATAGCGATGTCTTTAAATCGTTGAACCACGTTTACAAACAAAGTGGAGGAAATGTTAAATGCAGCAACGAAAATAATTATGGAAACGACAAAGAAAATAACCGGGCGCTCGACAGCGACAGCATCAAATAGATTTTCGTTCGAATCACGCCAGTCACGCACCCAATAAGGCGCCCCTAATACATTGCTTAAATTATAACCTGCTTTACGAGCATAGGCTGCATCATCGAATTTTAACATCAGACCTGTGTAGCGATCCCCGATGGCTGCGACGTCTTGTGCAGTTTTTAAATCGATCATGATAAAGCGCTCGTTCCATTCAAACTTACCTAGCTCAACCACGCCTTGAAGTTTGAAAGTGCCTACTTTTCGTTTGAAACTAGATGGGTCCGAGGAATCTGCGATTGGTAAAACCACGCGGAACTCGTCGCCGATTTTTAGATTCATTTTTTTTGCTAAGCCAGAACCAATCAACGCCAAAGGGACATCAGAAGGTTCGGCCAAATTGGCAGAGCCCTCTTTCACACGGCTGTTTAAATTCAAAGTCTGATTAACTCGGTCTTTGTCGATACCCTCTAACAGGACACCAGCAATTTGACCGTTATGAGCCATGATACCCTCAACGAAAACAAAGCGTGCAGCACTAACTAAAGACGGTTCTGCTTTACGAATTTTTTCTTCTAGTTCGCGCCAATCATCAGGGAAGCGCGAACGTTTCACGACTTGCACATACCCTGACACGTCCGTCATGGCTTTTTGCAAGGTGGATTCAAAACCACTCATCACCGCCATGGAAACAACCAAGGAAGCGACTCCTAAAACCAAACCAAACAATGCCAATGGAGCCGAGCCCCCAAACATTGTTTTCTTTGAATTTAAAAGTTTCCAAGAGATCCACGCGAGTGCTTGTCTGTTCATGATGGCTTCGCCGCTTCTTGGTTCACCTGTTCTTTCAGGTAAGCCATGATAAAGCCGTCTAAATCACCATCCATCACATCATCGACCTGATTGGTTTCAAAGTCCGTGCGGTGATCTTTGACCATTTGATAGGGATGCATAACGTAAGAACGAATTTGCGATCCCCACTCGTTGGCCTTCTTAGACGAATTCATCGCATCTTTTTCAGCATTGCGTTTTTCAAGTTCAATTTCGTAAAGTTTCGCTTTCAACATCTTCAAAGCCTTCTCACGATTTTGAACTTGGGAACGTTCAATTTGGCAAGACACGATGACACCGGTTGGGATATGAGTCATACGAACTGCCGAGTCGGTTTTATTGACGTGCTGACCACCGGCACCGCTCGAGCGGTAGGTATCGACTTTCAAATCTTCCGGGCGAATTTCGATATTAATGTCGTCGTCCACCTCGGCCCACGCGAATACCGACGAAAACGAGGTATGGCGACGAGCATTGGAGTCAAACGGAGAAATACGCACCAAGCGATGAACACCTGATTCCGCTTTCAAATATCCGTAGGCATAAGGGCCTTCGATCAAAAGCGTGCAGGATTTAATCCCAGCACCCTCGCCCTCCGTCATCTCAACAACTTGAACCTTGTATCCATGTTTATCAGCGTAGCGCGTGTACATGCGTAAAAGCATTTCCGCCCAATCGCAGGATTCAGTACCGCCAGCGCCCGAGTTGATTGACAAATAAGTACTATTGCCATCAAGTTCGCCGTTCAAGACTCGTTTCAATTCCAAATCTTGGGCTAATTTTTCCAGAGAAGTCACTTCGGTTTTAACTTCCGTAAAGCTTCCTTCATCAGTAGCTTCAGCAGCCATTTCCAGTAGGACTGAGGCATCACTCAAACGACTCGTAAAAGAATCAAACTCGCCCACTGCTTTTTCAAGCAGGCTTTTTTCCTTGTTGAGTTTTTGCATTTCCTCGGGCTTACCCCACAAAGCAGGGTTTTCCGCTTGAATCGCCAACTCATCCAGGCGTTTTTTCTTTTTATCTAGGTCAAAGATACCCCCGAAGCTCCTTGGCGAAGCTTTCGAGCTCGTTGATACGTTTTTTAACGTCTGAGGATTCAGTAATAATAGACATTTAAATTCCTACTTAAACTACTTCGGCAACGCCGAAGTGTATACGGCTCGTGGAAATGCCACGAACCCGATTATAGTTATTTCTAAATGTCAGAGTGTCAAGTGGGGCTACGCAGCAAACGCTCAAAGATCGCGTCTTGGAGATCAAACATCTCTTTAGCGTCTTTTTCATTCGTCTCATGATCATAACCCAACAGATGCAGCGTCCCGTGAAGCAACATATAGCCGAGTTCTTTTTGGAAAGTCAGTTTGTGTTCCTTCGCTTGTTTTTTCAGCACCTCGGGGCACATCACAAGTTCACCGAAACTGGAAGGATCCATCGAGTCAAATGACAAAACATCCGTTGCATAGTCTCTGCCACGGAATTCATTATTGATCTTTTGCGCGGGCTTTTTATCAAGGAATACCAACGTCAACTCACGACGGGCTTTATCAGCGGTAATGACCTTACGCTTTCTAAGTTCGGCAATCACGGAATCCATCCACTCTTGAATGAACTTCCGTGGGATCGAGTGTTTCGATTCGTTGATGATCAGAACCTGCATTATTATCCTTGTTTGGTCGTAGGAATCGATTCACCCAGCTGACCGCCGGCAGAACGTGGGTAATCAATACGCTGATGGTATATACCCAAAAGAATGCGAATGAAAGCAGCTTCGACTTTCGAAATATCTTTCAGGGTCAAATTACACTCGTCCAACTGCCCGTCAGAAAACTTTCTTTGAACGATATTACGAACGATATTTTGCAAACGTGCCGGAGTCGGCTCATCTAAAGATCTTGCCGCCGCTTCGATAGAGTCGGCTAACATACACAAGGCTGCCTCACGAAATTGAGGTTTAGGGCCTGGATAACGGAAATCTTGATCACTGATTTCTGGGTCTTCCTCTTTCTTTAGATCCAATGCTTTATTATAGAAGTAAGAAATCAACGTCGTCCCGTGATGCTGTATAATACCATCAATGATCGGTTTACCCAGTTTGAATGCCACACCCATCTCAACGCCGTCCTTAACGTGAGCGATCAACAGGGTTTTACTCATGAATGGAGAGATATGGTCATGGGGATTATTCCCTGGTTTTTGATTCTCGATAAAGTAATTCGCATGCTCCATCTTACCAATATCGTGGTAATAGCACATGACTTTACCTAAAAGGGAATTGGCACCGATTTCTTCTGCCGCAGCTTCCACCATCGATCCCACCATCATTGAGTGATGATAAGTCCCCGGAGCCTTAACAATCATGTCTTTCAAAAGCGGATGATTTAGATTGGAAAGCTCTAAAAGTTTAACGTCGGTTGTATAGTTAAAGACTGATTCTAAAAGCGGAATGAACATCATCGCACACAAAGAACTTAGGATACCACCCATAAAGGCCGCTGGAATCGCAAACAGAATTTCACGCCCTGCCCCTTCTTGATCAAAGCGAGTCATCGTCAATACGAAGGCCACAATCAACGCATTCACGACACCCGTTCGGATACCGGCAAAGTAAATGTCGTTTCTTGTTTTACAGTTAAAGACACCGCGGGCTGCAGCGATACCGCCGATCATACTTACGATCATCAGGGCATAATTGTAATCAACCATGATTCCCAAGCATAAAGAAATGAATGCGGTAAAGAGCCAAACGATCTCACCTGAAGTGATTAGTAATCCCACAAGCATGGGACCTGTTGCAATCGGAGCTGCATACAAAAAGAACGTGGCTGGTAACAAGTGTCCCAGTTTTGAAACAAAGGCAGCATCGATCACGAACAAATAAATTTTCGTAAACAGTATTGTGCCAAAGGCGATTAACATCATGACCATCAAGTCTTTGAAATCAACTTTCACGCGATTTTGTGAAAAACGTTTCAAATAAGAGAAGAACACAATGATCGCCATGGATAGCATCAGAGACATCGCAAGAGCCGTCAGGTCCTTGCGTTTGTCCGAGCGGATTGTTTCAATCTGTTTAACGACAGCCATATGAAATGGCTGAATCACAGAACCTTGGGCCACAATCACTTGGTTCTTTTTGATCGTGATATTAACGGGAATGACAGCTTCGCGCGCTGCTTGTTTGCGGCTGGCAGTTTCCTGCTTGTTCAAGGTGAGGTTTGGAACTAACAAAGATCTTCCAAAATAAAGAATATTAGTACGGTCACCTTCAGCGAAACGGTCTAGCTCCTTGCGGTCATCCAACGTGAAGTGATCGGGGTCTTGAATATCCATCACTTCAGTGCGGGGAATGCTAAACTCCCGTCCCAGATTGTTTCTGTGAACCACTCGCGCCACGACTGTGGTTTGTCCCGCCGGGATAAATCGATCAGGAGCTTCGGCAATTTTTTGTTCGTACCAGTTTTCAAGATTGCGGATCAGAATCGCTTCAATGCGAGCACTGAATTTATTATCCACTAACCATTCATACATGAAATCAGAAACGCCCACTCCCAGCTCGGTTTCGAATTCCTTCTTATGTTGAAAGAATTCCTTCACCTTGGCGCGATACGCTGAAGGCTGCTTGGGCCAAGTGATCTCACGGTGATAGTTACGCATGGTCCGGAAAGAATGAATCAAACCCAACGACACACGTTCAAAAACGCTGGTATCAAAGTCGTAAACGACAGCCACGGCGTACTCAGCTTTCATACGCTTTTCTTCGGTGGTCACCTCGTCCGTCATTTCAAAACCGATAGGCGAAGTCACATCGTATTTCGCGATGTCGCCCACCGTGAAATTATAAGGGACATCGAACTGATAGAAGATGGTGTAAGACAAAAGAACGCAGTACAGGAAAATAAAGGCAGCACGACGAACGAAAAGCTTCTCTTCGAGCATATGCAATGCGCGACCGAAGAAGGTCTTCTCCAGACCAATCGAATCCACCCAGTCCAAAAATTTTAGACTGTGATCTTCGTAATTTACGCGAGTCGCAGGACTCTCGTTTTTCTTAGAACCTTTTCCACGTTGTGGCATATTAAGACTCTCGTCCCTACTTTCCAGAATGTGCTAGTGCTCGTCCAGCGTATCGCTAATTAACTTAATTGTCGAAATCACTCTGTGTTTGCGCTAAGATAGAGCCGATTCCATCAAAAAGTCGAGGCGCTGTATGGCAAAAACTCCTAGTGAATTAAATAATATTGAGTCCTTGGTCGAGATCGTAGCTAGTTTGCGCGGCCCCGACGGTTGCCCTTGGGATAAGGAGCAGACTCACGAATCACTTACACAATACGCCGTCGAGGAGACATTTGAGCTGGTGGAAGCCATTGAATCCCCTTCTCAGGATCGCGACAATAAAATCAAAGAAGAACTTGGTGACGTGTTGTTTCAAGTGGTCCTTCATTCTCAACTCGCCTCCGAACGTGGAGCATTTACTCTTGAAGATGTGATTAAAACAGTGGCAGAAAAACTAGTACGACGTCACCCTCACGTATTTGGAGATGTGAAGGTCGCAAACTCTGCCGAGGTCGTTAAGAATTGGGAAGAGATCAAAAAGAAAGAAGCTGGCGCAAAACCTGACTATGCTTTAAAAGTACCGCCCCTTCCGGCCTTACAACGCGCTTACAAGATAGGCAAACGTACTGAAAAGTATAAATTCGACTGGGAGAATGTTGAAGGCGTCATGATCAAAGTCGAAGAAGAATTCGATGAACTGCGTGAAGCCTTAGATAATGACGTCGAGTCTGAGATCGAGCATGAGCTGGGCGATGTTTTATTCTCGCTGGCTCAGCTGGGACGTCATTTAAAAATGGAACCGGAACAAGTTCTTCGCAAAGGGAATTCCCGTTTTGAAGAACGCTTTAACAAAATGGTAGAGTTCGCTTCACTTGAAGGTAAAGACTGGGGCAAACTTTCCGTCGAGGAGAAAGAGCAGTATTGGTTAAAAGCCAAAGCAGCCCTCAAGAGTGCGCCTAAGTAAGCACTGTCTTCCATAACTTTTCAAAAAATAAAACCCGTGCAATAAAAATTAATGATCCGTTTCGACAATAAATTTGAAATAAAATTTTTGTCGAACTCTTTTTCTTCTGCAAATTTTTACTCCAGATCTATTTGCTGAACACTTGCTGTGATCGTTTTCACTTCCACGAAAATTCCCATTCACTCTTTGTACGAGTGACAACAAAGTCGACCTTTTGCCAGGATTCCTAGGTGGAAGATTCTCAAAATCGCTCCGCAACTTGTTTGATGAAATCGTCAAAAAGTTCTTCAAATTCGAGGAACTTCCTAAAAAAACACAGACTTATCCCTAGTTCTCAAGAAATATTTCCCTCAAAACGTCCAAAATGTTGACGACTGAAAATTATTTTTTCTCTGTAGTTCAACATCACAGTCTATGATTTCAATACTTTACCGCGCCTCAGAATGAAACCGTTTTTAGATAGAAAAACAAATTCACTAGGTTGCGGGTTATTTCAGTTTTGTCACTAATTGAACGAAACTGATTCCATCACGAACATGGTGGGGCTCAGGAGGGCAAACCGTATGATCAATCAAATCGCTCGCAAATCAGTAGTAGTTGCTTCAGCAATCTCAATGCTAGCTGGTTGCGGAAAAAGCGGAGGAACTTACTCGATCCTCGCTGATTCAGATTCTTACAAGCAGGAAGCTGTCTACGTTCCTAAGAAAATCGATATCCTTTGGGTGATCGACAACTCAGGTTCCATGAAAACATCTCAAGACAACTTGGCTGCGAACTTCCAGTCCTTCATCGCTCGCTTTAATCAAAACAACAGTGACTTCCACATGGCTGTGGGTACAACTGATGCTTGGGAAAAACAATTCAACTCGTCTTCTGAAAAAGCAAGATTGAGAGACGGTACTGGCGCAGTTGGTTCTTCAACTCGTTCTGGTGTTTACGTCATGGATAAAAACACTCCGAACCTAAGCCAAGTTTTCGTGACTAACGTTAAGCAAGGCATTAACGGTAACGGTGACGAACGCGCTTTTGAAAGTATCAAACAGATTCTTCAAGATCCGTTCAATGCAGGCTTCCGTCGTCCAGACGCAACACTTGCAATCATCATCGTATCTGACGAAGAGGACTTCTCTCAGTCAGTAAGCACTTTCAGCGAAAGCTATACGAATAACAAATTGTATCCCGTGCAAAACTATATCGACTTCTTGGACACTTACACGGGCGGTACGGCTAACGGCAGAAACTACTCTGTTTCCAACATCGCGATCCAAGACACTGCTTGCCGCGATCAATTGAAAACTGATAAGTTCCCGACTCGCTACCATGACATCACTAATAAAACTGGTGGTATCAACGGTTCATTGTGCTCCAACTTCGGCGCAACTTTGGAATTGATCTCTGATTCAATCATTCAGTTGTCGAGCTCTTTCAAACTTAGTCGCGAACCGGTTCCAGAATCGATCGTAGTAACTGTTGATGGAGTGACTGTTGCTCAAGATGCAACAAACGGCTGGACTTATGACGCTGCAACTTTGACGATCACTTTCCATGGCAGCTCAGTACCGAACGCGAACTCTAATGTGAAAATCAACTTCGATCCGAAATCGATCATTATCTAAAAGAGGATTGTGTAATGGGTGGGGAACAATCTGCAGCACAAAATCTTGAGCAATGGTACATCCTACGTGGGGACATGAAATATGGTCCCTACGAGTACAGATCCATGATCTCAATGATTCAAAATAGCGAGCTTCAAGACTACAACTATGTCTGGGCTCCGCATCTAGAAAACTGGACTCTGGTGGGAGAGCTTCAGGAATTCTCTAAAGACCGCTTGGCTCGTCTGATCCAAACTAAGGATCACTTGTCTGGCGCCTTTATCGAGAGAAAATACCCACGTAAAGATTTGCAAACTGGGATTTATGCTCACAATGATCAGTCATTTTTTGACGGCCATACTTTGAGCGTGAGTGAGAATGGGGCTTTGGTTCTGTTGAACGATCCTCTACTCTACCTAGGTCAAAAGATTATGATTCATTTCAGAAAATCTGAAGTAAATCCTGTAGAATTTAATGTTCTATGTGAAATTGTCCGAAAGAATTATTCGAAACAAAGATTAAACGTGAAATCCGGTCTGCACTACGCTGTTCGTTTCCTCCAAGTGCCTGAGATTGGTTCGACTCAATTAACTAAATGGTCTCGCGGTGGCGGTTCCAAGGAGGAAACAAATGGCATTCTTAAAGTTCATGAATGAATCTGGCGTCGTTGGCTGGTTGATTCTACTAACAGGCATCGGTTCATTGGTACTAGTAGCAGAGCGTGCGAAAATGCTCTACAAAGAGTACGGTATGAATGTCGATGAGTTCATGGGTAAAATCCAAAATCTTATCTTGGCAAAGAAACACGATGAAGCTTTGCTTCTTTGTGCACAACTTGAGAAAAAGCCACTTGCTGCAGCCTTCAAAACGATCCTTGAAAAAGCTGATCGTGATGATGACACAATTTTCCAAGCACACGATATCGCAATGGCGGAAAACGTTCCATTGTACACTAAACGCCTACACTATCTTTCAATGCTAGCCAACGTTGCTACGTTGATGGGTCTTTTGGGTACTATCCATGGTCTTATCCTTTCGTTCCAAGCCGTTGCTTCTGCAGACCCTGCAATGAAACAACAATTGTTGGCGCAAGGTATCTCCGTTTCCATGTATACAACAGCGTTGGGTCTTGCGGTTGCGATCCCTGCGATGGTGTTCTTCTCTATTCTGACTTCTCGTCAAAATGAGTTGATGGAAGAAATGATGGAAAAATGCGGTAAATTGGCAGAGTTGCTAACTAGCGCACACGTTCCAAACCTTTCTCGCCAAAACGTATTCCCAGACCATGTTGCTGCACCAGCGGTAACTCCTCCATCAGCTCCAGGTAAGGCTTCTTAATTGAAGCCTTCCGGGCAATCCATGGTGGGATCGATAATTACATAACTGGGTGGGTATATGAGACGCGGAAAAAAGATTAAAATTAATCATAACAGTGAGTTCGAGTTAGACTTAGCTCCTCTACTTGCCGTAATGGTAAAACTAGTACCTGTTCTGTTACTATCATCAGCATTCGTGCAAATGATGGTGATCGAAACTGAGCTTCCCCAAGTTGTTGCTGAAGCAATTCAACGAAATGACCAAGAAAAAACTCCAACTCTAGTCGCTATCGAAGTTGACCCTAAAGAAGGTTACACAATCGTGGTGACTAAAGCTGGCAAAGAAAACACAGAATCAGTTCCTCTAAAAAACGGAACATATGATTTGCCTTCTCTTCACCAAAAATTGGTTGAAGTAAAAAAAGCCAATCCTGAAGTTTTCAAAATTGAATTAAATCCTGAAGCAAAAGTTCCATACAACGACATCGTCAAAGTTATGGATGAAGCTCGTCAGGCGCACGATAAGACAGTGACTTTCCCTGTTTTCGATCCAAAACAAGGTAAGAATGTCGAAACTAAGTATATGTTTCCAGAAGTTGTCTTCTCGAACATGATGGAGGGCTAACATGGCACGCCGCCGCCCGTACGAATTACCAAAACAAAAATCAACTTTCGGTCTGAATATCACGTCGATGACCGATATGTTTACGATTCTTCTGGTGTTCCTACTTCAGAGCTATTCAACTTCTCAAGTTGAAATAACTCCGGAGAACAATTTGCGTTTGCCGACTTCGGCTACAACTGCAAATCCCGTGGAAGCCGTTAAGATTTCTTTATCGAAAGATGCTTTGAAAATCGATAAGGATAAAATCGCAGACGTTAAGGATTCAGAATTCTTAGCGCAGGACCTTGAGTCCACAGACGCGAACTTTATTAAACCTTTATTCGAAAAACTGGACCACATGGCCAAAAATTCAACCGAAAAGGAAAAGTGGGTAAAAGAAGGAAAAATTCTTTTGCAGGCTGATAAAGACCTCCCTTACGCGACTCTTCGCAAAGTGATGTATACAGCATCAATGGCAGGCTTTCCTCAGTTGAAATTGGTGACAATGGTCGGAGAATA is a window of Bdellovibrio sp. SKB1291214 DNA encoding:
- the ybeY gene encoding rRNA maturation RNase YbeY gives rise to the protein MQVLIINESKHSIPRKFIQEWMDSVIAELRKRKVITADKARRELTLVFLDKKPAQKINNEFRGRDYATDVLSFDSMDPSSFGELVMCPEVLKKQAKEHKLTFQKELGYMLLHGTLHLLGYDHETNEKDAKEMFDLQDAIFERLLRSPT
- a CDS encoding ExbD/TolR family protein, encoding MARRRPYELPKQKSTFGLNITSMTDMFTILLVFLLQSYSTSQVEITPENNLRLPTSATTANPVEAVKISLSKDALKIDKDKIADVKDSEFLAQDLESTDANFIKPLFEKLDHMAKNSTEKEKWVKEGKILLQADKDLPYATLRKVMYTASMAGFPQLKLVTMVGE
- a CDS encoding ABC transporter permease, yielding MNRQALAWISWKLLNSKKTMFGGSAPLALFGLVLGVASLVVSMAVMSGFESTLQKAMTDVSGYVQVVKRSRFPDDWRELEEKIRKAEPSLVSAARFVFVEGIMAHNGQIAGVLLEGIDKDRVNQTLNLNSRVKEGSANLAEPSDVPLALIGSGLAKKMNLKIGDEFRVVLPIADSSDPSSFKRKVGTFKLQGVVELGKFEWNERFIMIDLKTAQDVAAIGDRYTGLMLKFDDAAYARKAGYNLSNVLGAPYWVRDWRDSNENLFDAVAVERPVIFFVVSIIIFVAAFNISSTLFVNVVQRFKDIAILKTVGLSRKDVIKIFTIQGLILGGVGLAGGFILGLILCVLFNWAQGRLGLISGAVYRVDSIQVSIRFMDTIAICIATMLICFLATLAPARRGANLNPMEGLRNE
- a CDS encoding HD family phosphohydrolase — its product is MPQRGKGSKKNESPATRVNYEDHSLKFLDWVDSIGLEKTFFGRALHMLEEKLFVRRAAFIFLYCVLLSYTIFYQFDVPYNFTVGDIAKYDVTSPIGFEMTDEVTTEEKRMKAEYAVAVVYDFDTSVFERVSLGLIHSFRTMRNYHREITWPKQPSAYRAKVKEFFQHKKEFETELGVGVSDFMYEWLVDNKFSARIEAILIRNLENWYEQKIAEAPDRFIPAGQTTVVARVVHRNNLGREFSIPRTEVMDIQDPDHFTLDDRKELDRFAEGDRTNILYFGRSLLVPNLTLNKQETASRKQAAREAVIPVNITIKKNQVIVAQGSVIQPFHMAVVKQIETIRSDKRKDLTALAMSLMLSMAIIVFFSYLKRFSQNRVKVDFKDLMVMMLIAFGTILFTKIYLFVIDAAFVSKLGHLLPATFFLYAAPIATGPMLVGLLITSGEIVWLFTAFISLCLGIMVDYNYALMIVSMIGGIAAARGVFNCKTRNDIYFAGIRTGVVNALIVAFVLTMTRFDQEGAGREILFAIPAAFMGGILSSLCAMMFIPLLESVFNYTTDVKLLELSNLNHPLLKDMIVKAPGTYHHSMMVGSMVEAAAEEIGANSLLGKVMCYYHDIGKMEHANYFIENQKPGNNPHDHISPFMSKTLLIAHVKDGVEMGVAFKLGKPIIDGIIQHHGTTLISYFYNKALDLKKEEDPEISDQDFRYPGPKPQFREAALCMLADSIEAAARSLDEPTPARLQNIVRNIVQRKFSDGQLDECNLTLKDISKVEAAFIRILLGIYHQRIDYPRSAGGQLGESIPTTKQG
- a CDS encoding PilZ domain-containing protein yields the protein MGGEQSAAQNLEQWYILRGDMKYGPYEYRSMISMIQNSELQDYNYVWAPHLENWTLVGELQEFSKDRLARLIQTKDHLSGAFIERKYPRKDLQTGIYAHNDQSFFDGHTLSVSENGALVLLNDPLLYLGQKIMIHFRKSEVNPVEFNVLCEIVRKNYSKQRLNVKSGLHYAVRFLQVPEIGSTQLTKWSRGGGSKEETNGILKVHE
- a CDS encoding ExbD/TolR family protein, translating into MRRGKKIKINHNSEFELDLAPLLAVMVKLVPVLLLSSAFVQMMVIETELPQVVAEAIQRNDQEKTPTLVAIEVDPKEGYTIVVTKAGKENTESVPLKNGTYDLPSLHQKLVEVKKANPEVFKIELNPEAKVPYNDIVKVMDEARQAHDKTVTFPVFDPKQGKNVETKYMFPEVVFSNMMEG
- the mazG gene encoding nucleoside triphosphate pyrophosphohydrolase: MAKTPSELNNIESLVEIVASLRGPDGCPWDKEQTHESLTQYAVEETFELVEAIESPSQDRDNKIKEELGDVLFQVVLHSQLASERGAFTLEDVIKTVAEKLVRRHPHVFGDVKVANSAEVVKNWEEIKKKEAGAKPDYALKVPPLPALQRAYKIGKRTEKYKFDWENVEGVMIKVEEEFDELREALDNDVESEIEHELGDVLFSLAQLGRHLKMEPEQVLRKGNSRFEERFNKMVEFASLEGKDWGKLSVEEKEQYWLKAKAALKSAPK
- a CDS encoding MotA/TolQ/ExbB proton channel family protein, which encodes MAFLKFMNESGVVGWLILLTGIGSLVLVAERAKMLYKEYGMNVDEFMGKIQNLILAKKHDEALLLCAQLEKKPLAAAFKTILEKADRDDDTIFQAHDIAMAENVPLYTKRLHYLSMLANVATLMGLLGTIHGLILSFQAVASADPAMKQQLLAQGISVSMYTTALGLAVAIPAMVFFSILTSRQNELMEEMMEKCGKLAELLTSAHVPNLSRQNVFPDHVAAPAVTPPSAPGKAS
- the prfB gene encoding peptide chain release factor 2 (programmed frameshift) — translated: MSIITESSDVKKRINELESFAKELRGYFDLDKKKKRLDELAIQAENPALWGKPEEMQKLNKEKSLLEKAVGEFDSFTSRLSDASVLLEMAAEATDEGSFTEVKTEVTSLEKLAQDLELKRVLNGELDGNSTYLSINSGAGGTESCDWAEMLLRMYTRYADKHGYKVQVVEMTEGEGAGIKSCTLLIEGPYAYGYLKAESGVHRLVRISPFDSNARRHTSFSSVFAWAEVDDDINIEIRPEDLKVDTYRSSGAGGQHVNKTDSAVRMTHIPTGVIVSCQIERSQVQNREKALKMLKAKLYEIELEKRNAEKDAMNSSKKANEWGSQIRSYVMHPYQMVKDHRTDFETNQVDDVMDGDLDGFIMAYLKEQVNQEAAKPS